A genomic stretch from Sander vitreus isolate 19-12246 chromosome 17, sanVit1, whole genome shotgun sequence includes:
- the cep170aa gene encoding centrosomal protein of 170 kDa isoform X9, protein MSVTSWFLVSSGGTRHRLPREMIFVGRDDCELMLQSRSVDKQHAVINYEAGTDEHKVKDLGSLNGTFVNDVRIQEQMYITLKLEDKLRFGYDTNLFTVVRGELTVPEEALKHEKFTSGLQLSKKPSNSETTTTKTTSKSPSKTPTKTLKSPSSSTARPTESKATDGVTSSEEPPAKPLDTHKAEERIGGDITALPRGTPLYGQPSWWGDGDADDENSFKQETKSSSKKHDSSISDSKEARRGEKAKEDGLHAATAHDSSYFEMPTKEGHISNNGIHEIPTKDTEDTTTHTNAAQGHASFTIEFDNTSPGKVTIKDHVSKFTPDHHRSRSKKSGAGSAGAGGRDLSTLQAAMMASESKVADWLAQNDPTLVRSESTEDDSKSIKSDVPVHLKRLKGSKHDDGTQSDSENGLGLRFANRRHALEERLKAAHGHVGAGGGNITVSGSKTSGSRTAFMIEFYDEENHRKRRSYSFSQTAPLQGIGAGGEGLFPQPPSHPKVFSISTSATTASDSGKVPAPIPATVTAGAPTAARVLLKQRSEDPSIGRSSASTGLATGSPTSPSEDASVVGRGGGTAGGEAEDDHSDKGTYTIELENRNAEEEEARRMIDKVFGVQQNQDSSSLSDLKGEGKGKETGGGGETGKEALPSDSSWVSEWASLAANHTRTDPEGSGAETAAFLHKERGTDAFESGASLSRGESSSSLTDRKRRTLPQLPVDDPRAKSSTKALGLRSEIGEKQDTEPQEKENKGDGESPTPMRDSDMTSKRKQSSTSSPSKAPVRSSGSTERRKKSEERKGGGGGGGAGEVGEKSGKPLVRQGSFTIEKPSTNVPAELIPRINRGGNGRERSDSVGSMDTATLLKDTEAVMAFLEAKLRDENKLDQKSGKTGVPPRTDSISPESDVDTASTASHVAGEAERKTIAGGEHKPRSFSSMHREKSNMSTVSRTSVSNASARDRLERKTKTRTVEASRTDARRSVQPSSASSRARQPSLDLTDDDQTSSFPISDILSSDQETYSGPLGRSAHGRGSDDVLHSKLDSRSAKTSKTRSSVQAATTSSLSKQASLPQPRPTRASLLRRARLGDTSDTDLADADRVSVASEVSTTSSTSRPPSGRKGPSRLDMLAQPRRTRLGSISARSDSECTVTRSSTSSPRLSAETALRLGLRSSTPTENRLTPRMRANSVSKLNEVKSKTTTSGYCSPTVSSSSRWRRLPPEYGSTSEEEFGSNRNSPKHGGRSHMRPHHLAPHRSSRLSTTASPGSGVVTGPGGGAIKHRMKEQEEYIKDWTAHSEEIARLFPCVRRISQDLAKDLAILAREIHDVAGEIDSVSSSGTAPSTTVSTAATTPGSAIDTREEVGPARPTQPDIQESMRKLVDRVFDESLNFKKIPPVITTNKAPEINGKPVELRPRAPDSLEPRALRRRTWNREEAVLDSLLLNSVSQLSTKIRHSIDKTAGKIRILFKDKDRNWEEIESKLRSESDVPLLKTSNKEISSILLELKRVDKQLQVINVMVDPDGTLDALASLGLTSPTTPTKPQTAKTTSPSATSPGSAPPAKESLPEILPGPGGSAAVARVHAPRASPEETARDPSVSLGLTGVGGLPFNRMRPSGEEAIAQK, encoded by the exons ATGAGTGTGACCTCGTGGTTCCTGGTGAGCAGCGGGGGGACGCGCCACAGACTCCCCCGGGAAATGATCTTTGTTGGCCGGGATGATTGCGAACTCATGCTACAG TCCCGCAGCGTGGATAAACAGCATGCAGTCATCAACTACGAGGCTGGGACAGACGAACACAAGGTCAAGGACCTGGGCAGCCTGAATGGG ACCTTTGTAAATGATGTCCGCATCCAGGAGCAGATGTACATCACTCTGAAGTTGGAGGACAAGCTGAGGTTTGGATATG ATACCAACCTGTTCACGGTGGTGAGAGGAGAGCTCACTGTGCCTGAGGAGGCTCTAAAG CATGAAAAGTTCACCAGCGGCCTCCAGCTCAGCAAGAAACCGTCCAACAGTGAAACCACTACCACCAAAACCACAAGCAAGTCCCCCTCTAAGACCCCAACAAAGACTCTGAAGTCCCCCAGTAGCAGCACCGCAAGGCCAACAGAGAGTAAAGCAACAGATGGGGTCACTTCCTCCGAAGAGCCACCAGCTAAACCTTTGGACACTCACAAAGCAGAGGAGAGGATAGGAG GGGATATTACAGCTCTGCCTCGTGGGACCCCCCTGTACGGTCAGCCGTCTTGGTGGGGGGATGGGGATGCAGATGATGAGAACTCCTTCAAACAGGAAACCAAGTCATCCAGCAAAAAACATGACAGCTCCATTTCAG ACAGCAAAGAGGCACGTCGAGGGGAGAAAGCTAAAGAGGACGGCCTTCATGCGGCCACCGCCCATGATTCCAGTTACTTTGAGATGCCTACCAAGGAGGGTCACATCAGCAATAACGGCATCCATGAGATTCCCACCAAGGACACAGAGGACACCACCACTCACACCAATGCAG CTCAAGGTCACGCCTCCTTCACCATAGAGTTTGACAACACTTCTCCAGGGAAAGTCACTATTAAAGACCATGTGTCAAAGTTCACACCCGACCACCACAGATCTCGCTCCAAAAAGAGTGGAGCAGGAAGTGCAGGAGCAGGAGGGAGGGACTTGAGCACACTGCAAGCCGCTATGATGGCATCAGAGAGCAAGGTGGCTGATTGGCTGGCCCAGAACGACCCCACTCTTGTGCGCAGTGAGTCAACGGAGGACGACAGCAAGAGCATCAAGAGCGATGTGCCAGTTCATCTCAAAAGGCTAAAAG GCAGCAAGCATGATGATGGCACCCAAAGTGACTCAGAGAATGGACTGGGCCTTCGTTTTGCCAACCGCCGTCACGCCCTCGAGGAACGCCTAAAAGCAGCACACGGACACGTGGGAGCAGGAGGGGGGAACATAACTGTGAGCGGATCCAAAACAAGTGGCAGCCGCACTGCCTTCATGATCGAGTTCTATGACGAGGAAAACCATCGCAAACGCCGGTCGTATTCATTTTCCCAGACTGCACCGCTGCAAGGGATAGGAGCTGGTGGGGAGGGACTGTTTCCCCAGCCTCCCTCTCACCCCAAGGTGTTCAGCATTTCCACCTCTGCTACTACAGCCTCAGACTCAG GAAAGGTCCCAGCTCCGATACCGGCTACAGTGACTGCAGGTGCCCCTACGGCTGCACGTGTCCTTCTCAAGCAGCGGTCAGAGGACCCGAGTATCGGTCGCAGCTCAGCCAGTACCGGGCTGGCGACAGGCAGCCCCACCAGCCCCAGTGAGGACGCCTCGGTCgtggggagaggagggggaacTGCTGGAGGGGAGGCAGAGGACGACCACAGCGATAAGGGGACCTACACCATCGAACTGGAGAACAGGaatgcagaggaagaggaggccagGCGCATGATAGACAAG GTGTTTGGTGTCCAGCAGAACCAGGACTCCTCTAGTCTGTCAGATCTGAAaggagaaggaaaaggaaaggagacaggaggaggaggagagacgggGAAAGAG GCTCTTCCTAGCGACTCGAGTTGGGTCTCTGAGTGGGCCAGTCTAGCTGCCAATCATACCAGGACAGACCCAGAGGGCTCAGGAGCAGAAACAGCTGCCTTCCTCCACAAAGAGAGAG gAACTGATGCCTTTGAGTCAGGTGCCTCCCTCAGCAGAGGTGAATCCTCCTCCAGTCTGACTGACCGTAAGCGCAGGACCCTCCCCCAGCTCCCTGTGGATGATCCCCGGGCTAAATCCAGCACCAAAGCTCTTGGACTGAGGTCCGAGATTGGGGAGAAACAGGACACTGAACCCCAGGAGAAAGAGAACAAGGGAGACGGGGAGTCCCCGACTCCCATGAGGGACAGTGACATGACCAGTAAACGTAAACAAAGCTCCACCTCCTCTCCATCCAAGGCTCCTGTCCGGTCCTCTGGCAGCACTGAGCGGAGGAAGAAGtctgaggagaggaaaggaggaggaggaggaggaggagcaggagaagtAGGAGAGAAGTCTGGGAAGCCTCTAGTGCGCCAGGGCAGCTTCACAATTGAGAAGCCCAGCACTAATGTCCCTGCAGAGCTCATCCCACGCATCAATAGAGGCGGCAATGGGCGCGAGCGCAGTGACTCTGTGGGCAGCATGGATACTGCTACGCTCCTGAAGGACACTGAAGCTGTCATGGCATTCCTGGAGGCCAAACTAAGAGATGAAAACAAACTAGACCAGAAAAGTGGTAAAACTGGCGTCCCTCCTCGGACTGACTCCATCTCTCCTGAGTCAGATGTTGACACGGCCAGCACAGCTAGTCATGTggctggagaggcagagagaaaaacaatagCTGGCGGCGAACATAAACCACGTTCCTTCAGCAGCATGCACCGGGAGAAGAGCAATATGAGCACAGTTTCCAGGACCAGTGTCTCTAACGCAAGTGCCCGTGACCGCTTGGAGAGGAAGACTAAAACAAGAACTGTGGAGGCAAGCCGGACTGATGCGCGGCGCTCTGTTCAGCcatcctctgcctcctccagaGCACGCCAGCCTTCTCTGGATCTCACTGATGATGACCAGACATCTTCCTTCCCCATCTCTGACATCCTCTCCTCAGACCAGGAGACCTACTCTGGACCTTTGGGGCGCTCAGCACACGGACGTGGCTCAGATGATGTTCTTCATTCCAAACTTGATAGTCGGTCTGCTAAAACCTCCAAAACCAGGAGCAGTGTCCAGGCAGCCACAACCTCCTCTCTGAGCAAGCAGGCATCATTGCCTCAGCCACGGCCCACAAGAGCCTCCCTTCTTCGCCGCGCCCGGCTGGGGGATACCTCTGACACGGATCTAGCTGATGCAGACAGGGTGTCTGTGGCTTCTGAGGTGTCCACCACCAGCTCCACCTCGAGGCCGCCATCTGGTCGAAAGGGACCGTCACGACTTGACATGCTGGCTCAGCCGCGTAGGACCCGTCTGGGCTCCATCTCAGCTCGCAGTGACTCAGAGTGTACAGTGACGCGGAGCTCCACCTCTTCACCCCGTCTGTCAGCTGAGACTGCTCTGCGTCTGGGCCTGCGCTCATCAACACCAACAGAGAACAGACTGACACCCAGGATGAGGGCCAACAGCGTATCCAAACTGAATGAGGTCAAGAGTAAAACCACTACATCTGGATACTGTTCGCCCACAG TGTCCAGTAGCAGCAGGTGGCGACGTCTGCCGCCCGAGTACGGCTCCACCTCAGAGGAAGAGTTTGGCTCCAACAGGAATTCTCCGAAGCACGGAGGACGCTCCCACATGCGGCCTCATCACCTTGCCCCGCACCGCAGCTCGAGACTTAGCACCACCGCGAGCCCAGGCTCAGGTGTGGTGACGGGTCCGGGTGGAGGGGCGATCAAACACCGCATGAAAGAGCAAGAGGAGTACATCAAGGACTGGACAGCACACAGCGAGGAGATAGCAAG GTTATTCCCCTGTGTGCGCAGGATCAGCCAGGACCTGGCTAAGGACTTGGCTATCTTGGCCCGTGAGATCCACGATGTGGCTGGCGAGATCGACTCGGTCAGCTCATCTGGCACGGCACCCAGCACCACCGTCAGCACCGCCGCCACCACCCCGGGATCGGCCATCGACACCCGGGAAGAGGTAGGCCCTGCACGTCCCACGCAGCCGGACATTCAGGAGAGCATGAGAAAG TTGGTGGATCGGGTGTTTGATGAGAGCCTCAACTTCAAGAAGATTCCGCCTGTGATTACAACCAATAAGGCGCCAGAGATCAACGGCAAGCCGGTGGAGCTCCGCCCCCGTGCCCCTGACAGTCTGGAGCCCCGAGCTCTGAGGAGACGCACCTGGAACCGAGAGGAG GCAGTGTTGGACAGCCTGCTGCTTAATTCCGTTTCTCAGCTGTCGACCAAGATAAGACACTCCATCGACAAAACAGCAGGAAAAATCAG GATATTGTTTAAAGATAAGGACAGGAACTGGGAGGAAATTGAGAGTAAACTGCGATCGGAGAGTGACGTTCCACTCCTGAAAACCTCCAACAAG GAAATCTCCTCAATTCTGCTTGAACTCAAGAGAGTTGACAAGCAGCTACAAG TGATCAATGTGATGGTAGACCCGGATGGGACTCTGGACGCCCTAGCCAGCCTCGGCCTGACCAGCCCTACCACCCCTACCAAGCCCCAAACGGCCAAAACAACTTCCCCGTCTGCCACCAGCCCTGGGTCTGCGCCCCCAGCCAAAGAATCACTGCCGGAGATCCTTCCTGGGCCTGGAGGCTCAGCAGCCGTGGCCAGGGTTCATGCTCCCCGCGCCAGCCCAGAGGAGACTGCTCGGGACCCCAGCGTGAGTCTCGGGTTAACAGGAGTCGGAGGACTGCCCTTCAACCGCATGCGGCCGAGCGGAGAGGAGGCCATCGCACAGAAGTGA
- the cep170aa gene encoding centrosomal protein of 170 kDa isoform X1, which translates to MSVTSWFLVSSGGTRHRLPREMIFVGRDDCELMLQSRSVDKQHAVINYEAGTDEHKVKDLGSLNGLSDRKPESEPLPAVSLTTSFFGWIQRMFSPAESVDIYRFATMTFVNDVRIQEQMYITLKLEDKLRFGYDTNLFTVVRGELTVPEEALKHEKFTSGLQLSKKPSNSETTTTKTTSKSPSKTPTKTLKSPSSSTARPTESKATDGVTSSEEPPAKPLDTHKAEERIGGDITALPRGTPLYGQPSWWGDGDADDENSFKQETKSSSKKHDSSISDSKEARRGEKAKEDGLHAATAHDSSYFEMPTKEGHISNNGIHEIPTKDTEDTTTHTNAAQGHASFTIEFDNTSPGKVTIKDHVSKFTPDHHRSRSKKSGAGSAGAGGRDLSTLQAAMMASESKVADWLAQNDPTLVRSESTEDDSKSIKSDVPVHLKRLKGEGSKHDDGTQSDSENGLGLRFANRRHALEERLKAAHGHVGAGGGNITVSGSKTSGSRTAFMIEFYDEENHRKRRSYSFSQTAPLQGIGAGGEGLFPQPPSHPKVFSISTSATTASDSGKVPAPIPATVTAGAPTAARVLLKQRSEDPSIGRSSASTGLATGSPTSPSEDASVVGRGGGTAGGEAEDDHSDKGTYTIELENRNAEEEEARRMIDKVFGVQQNQDSSSLSDLKGEGKGKETGGGGETGKEALPSDSSWVSEWASLAANHTRTDPEGSGAETAAFLHKERGTDAFESGASLSRGESSSSLTDRKRRTLPQLPVDDPRAKSSTKALGLRSEIGEKQDTEPQEKENKGDGESPTPMRDSDMTSKRKQSSTSSPSKAPVRSSGSTERRKKSEERKGGGGGGGAGEVGEKSGKPLVRQGSFTIEKPSTNVPAELIPRINRGGNGRERSDSVGSMDTATLLKDTEAVMAFLEAKLRDENKLDQKSGKTGVPPRTDSISPESDVDTASTASHVAGEAERKTIAGGEHKPRSFSSMHREKSNMSTVSRTSVSNASARDRLERKTKTRTVEASRTDARRSVQPSSASSRARQPSLDLTDDDQTSSFPISDILSSDQETYSGPLGRSAHGRGSDDVLHSKLDSRSAKTSKTRSSVQAATTSSLSKQASLPQPRPTRASLLRRARLGDTSDTDLADADRVSVASEVSTTSSTSRPPSGRKGPSRLDMLAQPRRTRLGSISARSDSECTVTRSSTSSPRLSAETALRLGLRSSTPTENRLTPRMRANSVSKLNEVKSKTTTSGYCSPTESSQLEPEGGDGEEELMVSSSSRWRRLPPEYGSTSEEEFGSNRNSPKHGGRSHMRPHHLAPHRSSRLSTTASPGSGVVTGPGGGAIKHRMKEQEEYIKDWTAHSEEIARLFPCVRRISQDLAKDLAILAREIHDVAGEIDSVSSSGTAPSTTVSTAATTPGSAIDTREEVGPARPTQPDIQESMRKLVDRVFDESLNFKKIPPVITTNKAPEINGKPVELRPRAPDSLEPRALRRRTWNREEAVLDSLLLNSVSQLSTKIRHSIDKTAGKIRILFKDKDRNWEEIESKLRSESDVPLLKTSNKEISSILLELKRVDKQLQVINVMVDPDGTLDALASLGLTSPTTPTKPQTAKTTSPSATSPGSAPPAKESLPEILPGPGGSAAVARVHAPRASPEETARDPSVSLGLTGVGGLPFNRMRPSGEEAIAQK; encoded by the exons ATGAGTGTGACCTCGTGGTTCCTGGTGAGCAGCGGGGGGACGCGCCACAGACTCCCCCGGGAAATGATCTTTGTTGGCCGGGATGATTGCGAACTCATGCTACAG TCCCGCAGCGTGGATAAACAGCATGCAGTCATCAACTACGAGGCTGGGACAGACGAACACAAGGTCAAGGACCTGGGCAGCCTGAATGGG CTCTCAGACAGGAAGCCAGAGTCAGAGCCACTTCCTGCTGTGTCATTAACCACCAGCTTCTTTGGCTGGATTCAGAGGATGTTTTCTCCTGCTGAGTCAGTGGATATATACAGATTTGCCACAATG ACCTTTGTAAATGATGTCCGCATCCAGGAGCAGATGTACATCACTCTGAAGTTGGAGGACAAGCTGAGGTTTGGATATG ATACCAACCTGTTCACGGTGGTGAGAGGAGAGCTCACTGTGCCTGAGGAGGCTCTAAAG CATGAAAAGTTCACCAGCGGCCTCCAGCTCAGCAAGAAACCGTCCAACAGTGAAACCACTACCACCAAAACCACAAGCAAGTCCCCCTCTAAGACCCCAACAAAGACTCTGAAGTCCCCCAGTAGCAGCACCGCAAGGCCAACAGAGAGTAAAGCAACAGATGGGGTCACTTCCTCCGAAGAGCCACCAGCTAAACCTTTGGACACTCACAAAGCAGAGGAGAGGATAGGAG GGGATATTACAGCTCTGCCTCGTGGGACCCCCCTGTACGGTCAGCCGTCTTGGTGGGGGGATGGGGATGCAGATGATGAGAACTCCTTCAAACAGGAAACCAAGTCATCCAGCAAAAAACATGACAGCTCCATTTCAG ACAGCAAAGAGGCACGTCGAGGGGAGAAAGCTAAAGAGGACGGCCTTCATGCGGCCACCGCCCATGATTCCAGTTACTTTGAGATGCCTACCAAGGAGGGTCACATCAGCAATAACGGCATCCATGAGATTCCCACCAAGGACACAGAGGACACCACCACTCACACCAATGCAG CTCAAGGTCACGCCTCCTTCACCATAGAGTTTGACAACACTTCTCCAGGGAAAGTCACTATTAAAGACCATGTGTCAAAGTTCACACCCGACCACCACAGATCTCGCTCCAAAAAGAGTGGAGCAGGAAGTGCAGGAGCAGGAGGGAGGGACTTGAGCACACTGCAAGCCGCTATGATGGCATCAGAGAGCAAGGTGGCTGATTGGCTGGCCCAGAACGACCCCACTCTTGTGCGCAGTGAGTCAACGGAGGACGACAGCAAGAGCATCAAGAGCGATGTGCCAGTTCATCTCAAAAGGCTAAAAGGTGAAG GCAGCAAGCATGATGATGGCACCCAAAGTGACTCAGAGAATGGACTGGGCCTTCGTTTTGCCAACCGCCGTCACGCCCTCGAGGAACGCCTAAAAGCAGCACACGGACACGTGGGAGCAGGAGGGGGGAACATAACTGTGAGCGGATCCAAAACAAGTGGCAGCCGCACTGCCTTCATGATCGAGTTCTATGACGAGGAAAACCATCGCAAACGCCGGTCGTATTCATTTTCCCAGACTGCACCGCTGCAAGGGATAGGAGCTGGTGGGGAGGGACTGTTTCCCCAGCCTCCCTCTCACCCCAAGGTGTTCAGCATTTCCACCTCTGCTACTACAGCCTCAGACTCAG GAAAGGTCCCAGCTCCGATACCGGCTACAGTGACTGCAGGTGCCCCTACGGCTGCACGTGTCCTTCTCAAGCAGCGGTCAGAGGACCCGAGTATCGGTCGCAGCTCAGCCAGTACCGGGCTGGCGACAGGCAGCCCCACCAGCCCCAGTGAGGACGCCTCGGTCgtggggagaggagggggaacTGCTGGAGGGGAGGCAGAGGACGACCACAGCGATAAGGGGACCTACACCATCGAACTGGAGAACAGGaatgcagaggaagaggaggccagGCGCATGATAGACAAG GTGTTTGGTGTCCAGCAGAACCAGGACTCCTCTAGTCTGTCAGATCTGAAaggagaaggaaaaggaaaggagacaggaggaggaggagagacgggGAAAGAG GCTCTTCCTAGCGACTCGAGTTGGGTCTCTGAGTGGGCCAGTCTAGCTGCCAATCATACCAGGACAGACCCAGAGGGCTCAGGAGCAGAAACAGCTGCCTTCCTCCACAAAGAGAGAG gAACTGATGCCTTTGAGTCAGGTGCCTCCCTCAGCAGAGGTGAATCCTCCTCCAGTCTGACTGACCGTAAGCGCAGGACCCTCCCCCAGCTCCCTGTGGATGATCCCCGGGCTAAATCCAGCACCAAAGCTCTTGGACTGAGGTCCGAGATTGGGGAGAAACAGGACACTGAACCCCAGGAGAAAGAGAACAAGGGAGACGGGGAGTCCCCGACTCCCATGAGGGACAGTGACATGACCAGTAAACGTAAACAAAGCTCCACCTCCTCTCCATCCAAGGCTCCTGTCCGGTCCTCTGGCAGCACTGAGCGGAGGAAGAAGtctgaggagaggaaaggaggaggaggaggaggaggagcaggagaagtAGGAGAGAAGTCTGGGAAGCCTCTAGTGCGCCAGGGCAGCTTCACAATTGAGAAGCCCAGCACTAATGTCCCTGCAGAGCTCATCCCACGCATCAATAGAGGCGGCAATGGGCGCGAGCGCAGTGACTCTGTGGGCAGCATGGATACTGCTACGCTCCTGAAGGACACTGAAGCTGTCATGGCATTCCTGGAGGCCAAACTAAGAGATGAAAACAAACTAGACCAGAAAAGTGGTAAAACTGGCGTCCCTCCTCGGACTGACTCCATCTCTCCTGAGTCAGATGTTGACACGGCCAGCACAGCTAGTCATGTggctggagaggcagagagaaaaacaatagCTGGCGGCGAACATAAACCACGTTCCTTCAGCAGCATGCACCGGGAGAAGAGCAATATGAGCACAGTTTCCAGGACCAGTGTCTCTAACGCAAGTGCCCGTGACCGCTTGGAGAGGAAGACTAAAACAAGAACTGTGGAGGCAAGCCGGACTGATGCGCGGCGCTCTGTTCAGCcatcctctgcctcctccagaGCACGCCAGCCTTCTCTGGATCTCACTGATGATGACCAGACATCTTCCTTCCCCATCTCTGACATCCTCTCCTCAGACCAGGAGACCTACTCTGGACCTTTGGGGCGCTCAGCACACGGACGTGGCTCAGATGATGTTCTTCATTCCAAACTTGATAGTCGGTCTGCTAAAACCTCCAAAACCAGGAGCAGTGTCCAGGCAGCCACAACCTCCTCTCTGAGCAAGCAGGCATCATTGCCTCAGCCACGGCCCACAAGAGCCTCCCTTCTTCGCCGCGCCCGGCTGGGGGATACCTCTGACACGGATCTAGCTGATGCAGACAGGGTGTCTGTGGCTTCTGAGGTGTCCACCACCAGCTCCACCTCGAGGCCGCCATCTGGTCGAAAGGGACCGTCACGACTTGACATGCTGGCTCAGCCGCGTAGGACCCGTCTGGGCTCCATCTCAGCTCGCAGTGACTCAGAGTGTACAGTGACGCGGAGCTCCACCTCTTCACCCCGTCTGTCAGCTGAGACTGCTCTGCGTCTGGGCCTGCGCTCATCAACACCAACAGAGAACAGACTGACACCCAGGATGAGGGCCAACAGCGTATCCAAACTGAATGAGGTCAAGAGTAAAACCACTACATCTGGATACTGTTCGCCCACAG AGAGCTCTCAGCTCGAACCTGAGGGCGGTGATGGAGAGGAAGAGCTGATGG TGTCCAGTAGCAGCAGGTGGCGACGTCTGCCGCCCGAGTACGGCTCCACCTCAGAGGAAGAGTTTGGCTCCAACAGGAATTCTCCGAAGCACGGAGGACGCTCCCACATGCGGCCTCATCACCTTGCCCCGCACCGCAGCTCGAGACTTAGCACCACCGCGAGCCCAGGCTCAGGTGTGGTGACGGGTCCGGGTGGAGGGGCGATCAAACACCGCATGAAAGAGCAAGAGGAGTACATCAAGGACTGGACAGCACACAGCGAGGAGATAGCAAG GTTATTCCCCTGTGTGCGCAGGATCAGCCAGGACCTGGCTAAGGACTTGGCTATCTTGGCCCGTGAGATCCACGATGTGGCTGGCGAGATCGACTCGGTCAGCTCATCTGGCACGGCACCCAGCACCACCGTCAGCACCGCCGCCACCACCCCGGGATCGGCCATCGACACCCGGGAAGAGGTAGGCCCTGCACGTCCCACGCAGCCGGACATTCAGGAGAGCATGAGAAAG TTGGTGGATCGGGTGTTTGATGAGAGCCTCAACTTCAAGAAGATTCCGCCTGTGATTACAACCAATAAGGCGCCAGAGATCAACGGCAAGCCGGTGGAGCTCCGCCCCCGTGCCCCTGACAGTCTGGAGCCCCGAGCTCTGAGGAGACGCACCTGGAACCGAGAGGAG GCAGTGTTGGACAGCCTGCTGCTTAATTCCGTTTCTCAGCTGTCGACCAAGATAAGACACTCCATCGACAAAACAGCAGGAAAAATCAG GATATTGTTTAAAGATAAGGACAGGAACTGGGAGGAAATTGAGAGTAAACTGCGATCGGAGAGTGACGTTCCACTCCTGAAAACCTCCAACAAG GAAATCTCCTCAATTCTGCTTGAACTCAAGAGAGTTGACAAGCAGCTACAAG TGATCAATGTGATGGTAGACCCGGATGGGACTCTGGACGCCCTAGCCAGCCTCGGCCTGACCAGCCCTACCACCCCTACCAAGCCCCAAACGGCCAAAACAACTTCCCCGTCTGCCACCAGCCCTGGGTCTGCGCCCCCAGCCAAAGAATCACTGCCGGAGATCCTTCCTGGGCCTGGAGGCTCAGCAGCCGTGGCCAGGGTTCATGCTCCCCGCGCCAGCCCAGAGGAGACTGCTCGGGACCCCAGCGTGAGTCTCGGGTTAACAGGAGTCGGAGGACTGCCCTTCAACCGCATGCGGCCGAGCGGAGAGGAGGCCATCGCACAGAAGTGA